In Rahnella sikkimica, the following are encoded in one genomic region:
- a CDS encoding ABC transporter substrate-binding protein, with protein sequence MVTRRQFVTGFSAIPVLSYLKFDAVFAATPASILVMAIQLDIITSLDPHESFESVGSEVTGNMYQQLVKPKLASPDEIEGDLALSWTTSDDKKTFTFKLDPKAKWADGKPVTAEDAAFSLQRVVKLDKSPAYIINQFGYTKENVDSLITAPDAETLVIKTAEPASESFLLYCLTANVGSIVQKSACLANQVGEDLGNAWLKKNSAGSGAFKLRDWKVSESVILESNKNNPHAGKIQRIIMRHIVDPSAQLLMLQKGDIDIARNLTTEQLRPLMNDKNFTLVRKGIAGTYMLSANTAHPNLAKPQVWQALKWAVDYENIQQHIVPLTHKIHQSFLPEGFPAAVNTIMYKRDVAKAKALLAEAGFPNGFEITLDHYSASPSSDIVQALQANLAEVGIKVTLLAAESRQVLTKMRARQQQLALTQWGADYFDPNSNAEAFCSNPDNTDAAKSRTLAWRCSWQDKSISDLSTQALKESDPATRIKLYEELQTKHMENSPFIIMLQPTMTAACRNVISGVVLTVMSTSPYEKVVKA encoded by the coding sequence ATGGTTACCAGACGTCAATTTGTTACCGGTTTCTCTGCAATACCTGTGCTGTCATACCTTAAATTTGATGCTGTGTTTGCGGCCACGCCCGCCTCGATTCTGGTGATGGCGATCCAACTCGACATCATAACCAGCCTTGATCCGCATGAAAGTTTTGAGTCCGTGGGCAGCGAAGTGACCGGCAATATGTATCAGCAACTGGTGAAACCCAAGCTGGCCTCCCCTGATGAAATCGAAGGCGACCTGGCCCTGTCCTGGACCACGTCTGACGATAAGAAAACCTTTACCTTCAAGCTGGATCCGAAAGCCAAATGGGCAGACGGCAAACCTGTTACCGCTGAAGATGCAGCGTTCTCGCTGCAACGCGTTGTTAAACTGGATAAAAGCCCGGCCTACATCATCAACCAGTTTGGTTACACCAAAGAGAATGTCGACAGCCTGATTACCGCGCCCGACGCTGAAACGCTGGTGATCAAAACCGCCGAACCGGCCTCTGAATCCTTCCTCTTGTATTGCCTGACCGCCAACGTCGGCAGCATCGTGCAGAAATCCGCCTGTCTGGCGAATCAGGTCGGTGAAGATCTGGGTAACGCCTGGCTGAAGAAAAACAGCGCCGGTTCCGGTGCCTTCAAACTGCGCGACTGGAAAGTCAGCGAATCCGTCATTCTCGAAAGCAACAAGAACAACCCGCACGCAGGCAAAATCCAGCGCATCATCATGCGCCATATCGTTGACCCTTCTGCTCAGCTGTTAATGTTGCAAAAAGGCGATATTGATATCGCCCGTAACCTGACGACCGAACAGCTGCGTCCGCTGATGAACGACAAAAACTTCACGCTGGTACGCAAAGGTATCGCCGGAACGTACATGCTTTCCGCCAACACCGCGCACCCTAACCTGGCGAAACCGCAGGTCTGGCAGGCGCTGAAATGGGCCGTCGATTACGAAAATATTCAGCAGCACATCGTGCCGCTCACGCACAAAATTCATCAGAGTTTCCTGCCTGAAGGTTTCCCGGCTGCCGTGAATACCATCATGTACAAACGTGATGTGGCGAAAGCCAAAGCGTTGCTGGCCGAAGCCGGTTTTCCGAACGGTTTTGAGATCACGCTCGATCACTATTCCGCCTCACCTTCTTCTGACATCGTGCAGGCATTGCAAGCCAACCTCGCCGAAGTCGGGATAAAAGTGACGCTGCTCGCCGCGGAAAGCCGTCAGGTATTGACCAAAATGCGCGCACGTCAGCAGCAACTGGCGCTGACCCAATGGGGCGCGGATTACTTTGATCCGAACTCGAACGCTGAAGCATTTTGCAGCAACCCGGATAACACCGACGCTGCGAAAAGCCGCACGCTGGCCTGGCGTTGCAGCTGGCAGGACAAATCAATTTCGGATCTCAGCACTCAGGCGCTCAAAGAATCTGATCCGGCCACCCGCATCAAACTCTATGAAGAATTGCAGACCAAACATATGGAAAACAGTCCGTTTATCATCATGCTGCAACCGACCATGACCGCCGCCTGCCGTAACGTGATTTCCGGTGTGGTGTTGACTGTAATGAGCACCAGCCCTTACGAGAAGGTTGTTAAAGCGTGA
- a CDS encoding dipeptidase codes for MNNVAHGTEELMPVFDGHNDVLLQLWKEHRQNPERAFLQGPASGQLDLPRCREAGFAGGLFAAWVPTPDTDLANSVPDRSVDTRFLVEGTQKHPDFSPTPSFDFARDVTFGMMAFLLRIEEQSHGKVKICRSAQEIRQSFDNHALAVVMHIEGAEAIDEDLYNLDVLYSMGLRSLGPVWSRPNIFGHGVPFKYQTSPDTGPGLTEAGVRLVKACNQKRIMIDLSHLNEKGFWEIAGLSDAPLVASHSNAFSICPQSRNLTDKQLAAIKESNGFVGLNFAVPFLREDGKRSDDTGTDIMVRHVDYLVEHLGEDNVGFGSDFDGASMAPFMSDVRGLPVLVNALREAGYGQALLEKICYKNWVNVLERTWGK; via the coding sequence ATGAATAACGTAGCGCACGGAACCGAAGAACTAATGCCGGTATTTGATGGACATAACGATGTTCTGCTGCAACTTTGGAAAGAACATCGCCAAAATCCTGAACGCGCATTCCTTCAGGGACCCGCCAGCGGACAACTCGACCTGCCGCGCTGTCGTGAAGCGGGCTTTGCTGGCGGGCTGTTTGCCGCGTGGGTACCCACTCCTGACACTGACCTTGCAAATAGCGTGCCTGATCGCTCGGTCGATACGCGATTCCTTGTGGAAGGTACTCAAAAACATCCTGATTTTTCGCCGACCCCTTCTTTCGATTTTGCACGCGACGTCACATTTGGCATGATGGCGTTTTTGCTCAGAATTGAAGAACAGTCACACGGGAAGGTGAAAATTTGCCGCTCGGCGCAGGAAATTCGTCAGTCTTTCGATAACCACGCATTAGCTGTGGTTATGCATATTGAAGGGGCGGAAGCGATTGATGAGGATTTGTATAATCTGGACGTGTTGTACAGCATGGGGCTGCGTTCGCTGGGGCCGGTCTGGAGTCGTCCGAACATTTTCGGCCACGGCGTGCCGTTCAAATACCAGACCTCGCCGGATACCGGGCCGGGACTGACGGAAGCGGGCGTCCGGCTGGTAAAAGCCTGTAACCAAAAACGCATCATGATCGACCTGTCGCACCTCAATGAAAAAGGCTTCTGGGAGATTGCCGGACTGAGTGATGCGCCGCTGGTCGCCAGCCATTCCAATGCGTTCAGCATTTGTCCGCAGTCGCGCAATCTGACTGACAAACAGCTGGCCGCCATTAAAGAGAGCAACGGCTTTGTCGGGCTGAACTTCGCTGTGCCATTCCTGCGCGAAGACGGCAAAAGAAGCGACGATACCGGCACCGATATCATGGTGCGTCACGTCGATTATCTGGTGGAGCATCTGGGCGAAGACAACGTGGGCTTTGGCTCTGATTTCGACGGCGCATCAATGGCACCGTTTATGTCGGATGTACGCGGTTTGCCGGTACTGGTCAATGCGCTGCGTGAAGCCGGTTACGGGCAGGCGCTGCTGGAGAAAATTTGCTACAAGAACTGGGTTAACGTTCTGGAAAGAACCTGGGGAAAATAA
- the ydgH gene encoding DUF1471 family protein YdgH translates to MKLTKTIIASALFSISALSAAHAAQEISPQKAAAIKPFDRIVISGRFNTLGDAADAVSRRADTLGADYFYIQDTNTTNNSGNWRVVADIYKKDAPEVSNDPHYRVINGVVELPKDVAYGLEPFDTVTVSGFYRSQPDVNDAITTAAKQKGAYSFFIVRQIDANSGGNQYITAFIYKKDAPKRVVQSPDAIPADSEAGKAALAAGGAEAKKVEIPGVASSGSPSRDVGRFFETQTSTGKRYTVTATNGAQIQEVNDVTAAQMVPFDSTTFTGHFNSTTDVSQEVANRAAAKGAKFYHITRQWQNKSGGNLTVSADFFK, encoded by the coding sequence ATGAAGCTGACAAAAACGATCATCGCATCGGCCCTGTTTTCTATTTCTGCGCTGTCCGCAGCACATGCCGCGCAGGAAATTAGCCCGCAGAAAGCAGCCGCCATCAAGCCTTTTGATCGCATTGTTATTTCCGGGCGATTTAACACGCTGGGCGACGCGGCTGACGCCGTCTCCCGCCGTGCCGATACGCTGGGTGCAGATTATTTCTATATTCAAGATACGAATACCACTAACAATAGCGGTAACTGGCGCGTAGTTGCAGATATCTATAAAAAAGATGCGCCTGAAGTCAGCAACGACCCACACTATCGCGTCATTAACGGCGTTGTAGAGCTTCCGAAAGACGTTGCTTACGGCCTGGAGCCTTTTGATACGGTCACTGTCAGCGGTTTCTACCGCAGCCAGCCAGACGTTAATGATGCCATCACGACGGCCGCGAAACAGAAAGGGGCCTACTCTTTCTTCATCGTGCGTCAGATTGATGCCAACAGCGGCGGCAACCAGTACATCACTGCATTCATCTATAAGAAAGATGCGCCGAAACGCGTTGTTCAGTCTCCGGATGCGATCCCTGCTGATTCTGAAGCAGGTAAAGCCGCGCTGGCAGCAGGCGGTGCAGAAGCGAAGAAAGTTGAAATTCCGGGTGTGGCCTCTTCCGGCAGCCCAAGCCGTGATGTTGGCCGTTTCTTCGAAACGCAGACTTCTACTGGCAAACGTTACACTGTCACAGCAACCAACGGTGCACAAATTCAGGAAGTGAACGACGTGACCGCCGCACAGATGGTTCCGTTTGATTCCACAACCTTCACCGGGCATTTCAACAGCACCACGGACGTTTCACAGGAAGTGGCGAACCGTGCTGCGGCGAAAGGCGCGAAGTTCTACCACATTACCCGTCAGTGGCAGAACAAAAGCGGCGGCAACCTGACCGTGAGCGCAGACTTCTTCAAATAA
- the pntA gene encoding Re/Si-specific NAD(P)(+) transhydrogenase subunit alpha: MRIGVPKERLTNEARVAATPKTVEQLLKLGFTVAIEQGAGKLASFDDSAYEEAGASVVTGDDVWQSDIVLKVNAPENDEIDKLQAGTTLVSFIWPAQNPELIQKLADRQVTAMAMDSVPRISRAQSLDALSSMANIAGYRAIVEAAHEFGRFFTGQITAAGKVPPAKVMIIGAGVAGLAAIGAAGSLGAIVRAFDTRPEVKEQVQSMGAEFLELDFEEEAGSGDGYAKVMSEAFIKAEMALFAAQAEEVDIIVTTALIPGRPAPKLITKEMVASMKPGSVIVDLAAQTGGNCELTVADKITTTENGVKIIGYTDLPSRLPTQSSQLYGTNLVNLLKLLCKEKNGEIDIDFDDTVVRGVTVVKTGEVTWPAPPIQVSAQPQAAKAAEPVVKAEAKPANPWTKYIIMAVAIVLFGWLANVAPKEFLSHFTVFALSCVVGYYVVWNVSHALHTPLMSVTNAISGIIVVGAVLQIGHGGWVSFLSFIAVLIASINIFGGFTVTQRMLKMFRKN, encoded by the coding sequence ATGCGTATTGGTGTACCAAAAGAGCGGTTGACCAATGAAGCCAGGGTTGCAGCCACGCCGAAGACGGTGGAACAGTTGCTTAAACTCGGCTTCACGGTGGCTATCGAACAGGGTGCCGGTAAGTTAGCCAGCTTTGACGATTCCGCGTATGAAGAAGCGGGAGCCTCGGTCGTCACTGGCGATGATGTATGGCAATCAGATATCGTTTTGAAGGTGAATGCGCCTGAGAACGATGAAATCGACAAATTACAGGCAGGAACCACGCTGGTCAGCTTTATCTGGCCTGCGCAAAATCCTGAACTGATACAAAAACTTGCCGACCGTCAGGTGACGGCGATGGCAATGGACTCTGTCCCCCGTATTTCCCGCGCGCAATCTCTCGATGCTCTGAGCTCGATGGCTAACATCGCCGGTTATCGTGCGATTGTTGAAGCTGCGCATGAGTTTGGCCGTTTCTTCACCGGGCAAATCACCGCCGCCGGTAAAGTTCCGCCTGCAAAAGTCATGATTATCGGCGCCGGTGTGGCTGGCCTCGCGGCCATCGGTGCTGCTGGCAGCCTCGGTGCTATCGTTCGTGCATTTGATACCCGCCCTGAAGTGAAAGAGCAGGTACAAAGTATGGGTGCGGAGTTCCTGGAACTGGACTTCGAAGAAGAAGCGGGCAGCGGTGACGGCTACGCGAAAGTGATGTCCGAAGCGTTCATCAAAGCCGAAATGGCGCTGTTTGCGGCGCAGGCTGAAGAAGTGGACATCATCGTAACGACTGCGCTGATCCCGGGCCGTCCGGCTCCAAAGCTTATCACCAAAGAAATGGTCGCCTCGATGAAACCGGGCAGCGTGATTGTCGATCTGGCTGCGCAAACCGGTGGTAACTGTGAGCTGACCGTAGCAGACAAAATCACCACTACTGAAAACGGCGTGAAGATCATCGGTTACACCGATCTGCCTAGCCGTTTGCCAACCCAGTCTTCACAACTGTACGGCACCAACCTGGTTAACCTGCTGAAACTGCTGTGCAAAGAGAAAAACGGCGAAATCGACATTGATTTCGACGATACCGTTGTGCGCGGCGTGACCGTGGTGAAAACCGGCGAAGTCACCTGGCCTGCGCCACCGATTCAGGTTTCTGCCCAGCCACAGGCTGCGAAAGCCGCTGAACCGGTAGTAAAAGCAGAAGCTAAACCCGCTAATCCGTGGACTAAATACATCATCATGGCTGTCGCCATCGTGCTGTTCGGCTGGCTGGCGAATGTTGCTCCGAAAGAGTTCCTGTCCCACTTTACCGTTTTTGCGCTGTCTTGCGTGGTCGGTTATTACGTGGTCTGGAACGTCAGTCATGCGCTGCATACCCCGTTAATGTCGGTCACTAACGCCATTTCAGGGATCATCGTGGTGGGTGCCGTGCTGCAAATCGGTCATGGCGGTTGGGTCAGTTTCCTGTCCTTTATTGCCGTACTGATTGCCAGTATCAATATTTTCGGCGGATTCACCGTCACTCAGCGCATGCTGAAGATGTTTCGCAAGAACTAA
- the pntB gene encoding Re/Si-specific NAD(P)(+) transhydrogenase subunit beta — protein MSGGLVTAAYIVAAILFICSLAGLSKHETSKQGNIFGVTGMAIALIATILGPDSGNVGWIIVAMVIGGTIGVYLARKVEMTEMPELVAILHSFVGLAAVLVGFNSYLDHGAVPMEGMMENIHLTEVFLGIFIGAVTFTGSIVAFGKLRGIFSSKPLALPHRHKLNLAALVVSFLLMVTFVRTESVGLQVLALLIMTLIALGFGWHLVSSIGGADMPVVVSMLNSYSGWAAAAAGFMLSNDLLIVTGALVGSSGAILSYIMCKAMNRSFISVIAGGFGTDGSSTGNAEEMGEYHEASAEDVADMLKNASSVIITPGYGMAVAQAQYPVHDITAKLRAKGIKVRFGIHPVAGRLPGHMNVLLAEAKVPYDIVLEMDEINDDFSDTDVVLVIGANDTVNPAAQEDPRSPIAGMPVLEVWKAQNVIVFKRSMNTGYAGVQNPLFFKENTQMLFGDAKESVEKILRAL, from the coding sequence ATGTCTGGGGGTTTAGTTACAGCAGCATATATTGTTGCCGCTATTCTGTTTATTTGCAGCCTTGCGGGGCTGTCAAAACATGAAACGTCAAAGCAGGGTAACATTTTCGGCGTCACCGGGATGGCTATCGCGCTTATCGCCACCATTCTGGGGCCTGACTCCGGCAATGTCGGCTGGATCATCGTCGCGATGGTGATTGGTGGCACGATTGGCGTTTATCTGGCACGTAAAGTCGAAATGACCGAAATGCCTGAACTGGTCGCAATTCTTCACAGCTTCGTGGGTCTGGCGGCGGTTCTGGTGGGCTTTAACAGCTATCTGGATCACGGCGCGGTGCCGATGGAAGGCATGATGGAAAATATCCATCTGACCGAAGTGTTCCTCGGTATCTTCATCGGTGCGGTGACTTTCACCGGTTCGATTGTGGCGTTTGGCAAACTGCGCGGGATTTTCTCTTCCAAACCGCTCGCATTGCCGCACCGTCACAAGCTGAATCTGGCCGCGCTGGTCGTGTCTTTCCTGCTGATGGTGACATTCGTTCGCACTGAAAGCGTGGGCCTGCAAGTTCTGGCTCTGCTTATCATGACCCTTATCGCGCTGGGCTTCGGCTGGCATCTGGTGTCTTCCATCGGCGGTGCGGATATGCCGGTCGTTGTATCCATGCTGAACTCTTATTCCGGTTGGGCAGCGGCGGCGGCAGGTTTCATGCTGAGCAACGACCTGCTGATTGTTACCGGTGCGCTGGTGGGTTCTTCCGGTGCGATCCTGTCGTACATCATGTGTAAAGCGATGAACCGTTCGTTCATCAGCGTGATTGCCGGTGGTTTCGGCACTGACGGTTCTTCTACCGGTAATGCAGAAGAAATGGGCGAATACCATGAAGCCTCAGCTGAAGACGTGGCGGATATGCTGAAAAACGCCAGTTCAGTGATCATTACCCCAGGCTACGGCATGGCGGTGGCGCAGGCGCAATATCCTGTGCACGACATCACGGCTAAACTGCGCGCGAAAGGTATCAAGGTGCGTTTCGGCATTCACCCGGTTGCCGGGCGTTTGCCGGGCCACATGAACGTGCTGCTGGCGGAAGCGAAAGTCCCGTATGACATCGTGCTGGAAATGGACGAGATCAACGATGACTTTAGCGATACTGACGTGGTGCTGGTTATCGGTGCGAATGACACCGTGAACCCGGCGGCGCAGGAGGATCCGCGCAGCCCGATTGCGGGTATGCCGGTGCTGGAAGTGTGGAAAGCGCAGAACGTTATCGTGTTCAAACGTTCAATGAACACCGGTTATGCTGGTGTCCAGAACCCGCTGTTCTTCAAAGAAAACACACAAATGCTGTTTGGCGATGCGAAAGAAAGCGTTGAGAAAATCCTGCGCGCGCTGTAA
- the uspE gene encoding universal stress protein UspE — MAKYQNLLVAIDPNQDDQPALRRAVYLVQRNGGRIKAFLSIYDFSYEMTTMLSPDERNSMRQSVISEREEWIKEQCHYYVEAGIVIDVKVVWHNKPFEAIIQEVISGNHDLLLKMAHQHDRLESVIFTPTDWNLLRKCPCPVWMVKDQPWPEGGKAVVAVNLSSEEPYHDPLNIKLVKETIDLASHVNQTEVHLVGAYPVTPINIAIELPDFDPSVYNDAIRGQHLIAMKALRQKFQLDEKFTHVEKGLPEEVIPDIAEHLQAGVVVLGSIGRTGLSAAFLGNTTEQVIDHLKCDLLAIKPDDFECPITADDEEEDDED, encoded by the coding sequence ATGGCTAAGTATCAGAATTTACTGGTTGCTATAGACCCCAATCAGGATGACCAACCCGCACTGCGTCGTGCCGTTTATCTGGTGCAGCGTAACGGTGGCCGCATCAAAGCGTTCCTGTCCATTTATGATTTTTCTTACGAGATGACGACCATGCTTTCGCCGGATGAGCGGAACAGCATGCGCCAGAGTGTGATCAGCGAAAGGGAAGAATGGATTAAAGAGCAATGCCACTACTACGTCGAAGCAGGCATTGTGATTGATGTCAAAGTCGTCTGGCACAACAAACCTTTTGAAGCAATTATTCAGGAAGTGATTTCCGGAAATCATGATTTGCTTCTGAAAATGGCCCATCAGCATGACCGTCTGGAATCCGTCATTTTCACCCCGACGGACTGGAATTTACTGCGTAAGTGCCCTTGCCCGGTCTGGATGGTGAAAGACCAGCCTTGGCCGGAAGGCGGTAAAGCGGTGGTAGCCGTTAACCTTTCCAGCGAAGAGCCTTATCACGATCCGCTCAACATCAAACTGGTGAAGGAAACTATCGATCTTGCCAGCCATGTGAATCAGACCGAAGTCCATCTGGTGGGTGCTTATCCGGTGACACCGATTAACATCGCCATCGAACTTCCCGATTTTGACCCGAGCGTTTACAACGACGCGATACGTGGTCAGCACCTGATTGCGATGAAAGCCCTGCGCCAGAAATTCCAGCTCGACGAAAAATTCACGCATGTGGAAAAAGGTCTGCCGGAAGAAGTCATTCCCGACATTGCGGAGCATTTGCAAGCGGGTGTGGTGGTTCTGGGGTCTATCGGGCGTACCGGTTTGTCTGCGGCGTTTCTCGGTAATACCACCGAACAGGTGATCGACCATCTGAAATGTGACTTGCTGGCCATCAAACCCGACGATTTTGAGTGCCCTATTACGGCGGACGATGAAGAAGAAGATGACGAAGATTAA
- the fnr gene encoding fumarate/nitrate reduction transcriptional regulator Fnr encodes MIPEKRIIRRIQSGGCAIHCQDCSISQLCIPFTLNEHELDQLDNIIERKKPIQKGQALFKAGDELKSLYAIRSGTIKSYTITEQGDEQITGFHLAGDLVGFDAIGGLQHPSFAQALETSMVCEIPFETLDDLSGKMPNLRQQMMRLMSGEIKGDQDMILLLSKKNAEERLAAFIYNLSRRFAQRGFSQREFRLTMTRGDIGNYLGLTVETISRLLGRFQKSEMLSVKGKYITIENHEMLSQLAGQSVPVSA; translated from the coding sequence ATGATCCCAGAAAAACGTATTATTCGACGTATCCAATCTGGTGGCTGTGCAATCCATTGTCAGGACTGTAGCATCAGCCAGCTTTGTATTCCTTTCACCCTGAACGAGCATGAACTCGATCAGCTGGATAACATCATCGAAAGGAAAAAGCCGATCCAAAAAGGTCAGGCATTGTTTAAAGCCGGTGATGAACTGAAATCCCTTTACGCAATCCGTTCCGGTACCATCAAAAGCTATACCATCACTGAACAAGGTGACGAACAAATTACCGGTTTCCACCTGGCAGGCGATTTAGTCGGCTTTGATGCCATTGGTGGCTTGCAGCACCCAAGTTTCGCACAGGCTCTGGAAACGTCCATGGTGTGTGAAATCCCGTTTGAGACGCTCGATGACCTCTCCGGGAAAATGCCGAATCTGCGCCAGCAGATGATGCGACTGATGAGCGGTGAGATCAAAGGCGACCAGGACATGATCCTGTTGCTGTCCAAGAAAAATGCCGAAGAAAGACTGGCCGCGTTTATCTACAATCTCTCCCGCCGCTTCGCACAACGTGGTTTCTCTCAGCGCGAATTCCGTCTGACGATGACCCGTGGCGACATCGGTAACTACCTCGGTCTGACCGTTGAAACCATCAGCCGTCTGCTGGGCCGTTTCCAAAAATCAGAAATGCTGAGTGTAAAAGGCAAATACATTACGATTGAGAATCACGAAATGCTTTCTCAGTTAGCCGGACAGTCTGTCCCCGTTTCTGCCTGA
- a CDS encoding glycosyl transferase: MSDFYQDGVITNFHNLTHRKVEELEYDLQVFSGRRSMGLILPSLFSELEGPALTHIVDELTKVPYLEEIVIGLDRADRDQFLFAREFFSRLPQRHRILWNDGPRLKALDEELKKENLSPNEPGKGRNVWFCAGYTLASRRTSVVGLHDCDIVTYSRDMLARLMYPVANPNFHYDFCKGYYARVADGKFNGRVGRLLVFPLLKSLQIVYGHSDFLEYLRTFRYPLSGEFAMRTHVLNDLRIPSDWGLEIGVLSELHRNTATRRICQVDIADNYDHKHQPMSEDDATNGLQRMSIDITKALYRKMAILGVNITSESFRILKATYYRNALDMIDSFENDARMNGLSFDRHSEESAVELFSGAIMEAGQAFVDTPSEKPFIPSWSRVQSAFPDMLERIHEAVEKDNEGDV, from the coding sequence ATGAGCGATTTTTATCAGGATGGTGTAATCACTAATTTTCATAACCTGACTCACCGCAAAGTGGAAGAACTGGAATACGATTTGCAGGTGTTTTCAGGCCGCCGTTCGATGGGATTAATATTACCTTCGTTGTTTTCAGAGCTTGAAGGCCCGGCGCTGACGCATATTGTCGATGAACTGACAAAAGTGCCTTATCTGGAAGAAATCGTTATTGGTTTAGATCGCGCAGACCGCGATCAGTTTTTATTTGCCCGCGAATTTTTCTCCCGCCTGCCGCAGCGTCACCGTATTTTATGGAATGATGGCCCGCGTCTTAAGGCACTGGATGAAGAGCTTAAAAAAGAAAATCTTTCACCGAATGAACCGGGCAAAGGCCGCAACGTGTGGTTCTGCGCTGGCTATACGCTGGCGTCGCGCCGCACGTCGGTGGTTGGGCTACACGATTGTGACATTGTCACGTACAGCCGCGATATGCTAGCGCGTCTGATGTATCCGGTCGCGAACCCGAATTTCCATTACGATTTCTGCAAAGGCTATTACGCCCGCGTGGCGGACGGGAAATTTAATGGCCGCGTCGGACGTCTGCTGGTCTTCCCGCTGCTTAAATCGCTGCAAATCGTTTATGGCCACTCGGATTTTCTGGAATATCTGCGCACCTTCCGCTACCCGCTTTCCGGTGAATTCGCCATGCGCACGCACGTTTTGAATGATTTGCGCATTCCCAGCGACTGGGGTTTGGAAATAGGCGTATTGTCCGAACTGCACCGCAATACCGCGACGCGCCGTATCTGCCAGGTGGATATCGCCGACAATTACGATCACAAGCATCAGCCAATGTCGGAAGATGACGCCACCAACGGTTTGCAGCGCATGAGTATTGATATCACCAAAGCGCTGTACCGCAAGATGGCGATCCTCGGCGTGAATATCACCAGCGAGTCATTCCGCATTCTCAAAGCCACGTATTACCGTAATGCGCTGGATATGATTGACAGCTTTGAGAATGACGCGCGGATGAACGGTCTGTCGTTTGACCGCCACAGTGAAGAATCCGCCGTAGAACTCTTCTCCGGCGCAATCATGGAAGCCGGTCAGGCGTTTGTCGATACGCCGAGTGAAAAACCGTTTATTCCGAGCTGGAGCCGCGTGCAGTCGGCGTTCCCGGATATGCTGGAGCGCATTCATGAGGCAGTAGAAAAAGATAACGAAGGCGACGTGTAA
- a CDS encoding mannosyl-3-phosphoglycerate phosphatase-related protein codes for MPYLDDPLIIFTDLDGSLLDHHDYSWKPAQPWLDKLATANIPLILTTSKTSAEVTALQAALHLTHQPYIAENGAIIHLPPGWQTSEQESVHVMGACYRDIRQALVDLRQRYDFEFRGFGDVTPKQVAVWTGLSEAQAELAMQREASEPLVWFGNDLDFSHLKKCLSREGLALTRGGRFWHVMGTDAGKGQAVQWLSAQYRQQRGAPVTSIGLGDGPNDLSMLEAVDYAVVIKGHHDHQMPVNHRNNSQVFRTTEFGPHGWCQGLDHFITLSQRENV; via the coding sequence ATGCCGTACCTTGATGATCCTTTAATTATTTTCACTGACCTGGACGGGTCGCTGCTCGACCATCACGATTACAGCTGGAAACCCGCGCAGCCGTGGCTGGATAAACTGGCTACCGCGAACATTCCGCTGATCCTGACCACCAGTAAAACCTCCGCGGAAGTCACGGCATTACAGGCCGCCCTGCACCTGACCCATCAGCCTTATATTGCAGAAAACGGGGCGATTATCCACCTGCCGCCGGGCTGGCAAACGTCTGAACAGGAATCGGTGCACGTCATGGGTGCCTGTTACCGCGATATCCGTCAGGCGCTGGTCGATTTGCGCCAGCGTTATGATTTTGAGTTTCGCGGCTTTGGTGACGTCACGCCAAAACAGGTCGCAGTCTGGACGGGCTTATCTGAAGCGCAGGCTGAACTGGCGATGCAGCGGGAAGCGTCCGAGCCGCTGGTGTGGTTCGGCAACGATCTGGATTTTTCGCATCTGAAAAAATGTCTGTCCCGCGAAGGTCTGGCGCTGACACGAGGAGGCCGCTTCTGGCACGTCATGGGCACTGATGCAGGAAAAGGCCAGGCGGTGCAGTGGCTGTCTGCGCAATACCGGCAGCAGCGCGGCGCGCCGGTGACGAGTATCGGGCTGGGCGATGGCCCGAATGATTTATCCATGCTGGAAGCCGTGGATTACGCCGTGGTGATTAAAGGCCATCACGATCATCAAATGCCGGTGAATCACCGGAACAATTCTCAGGTATTTCGTACCACCGAATTTGGCCCGCACGGCTGGTGTCAGGGGCTGGATCATTTTATTACCCTTTCTCAACGGGAGAATGTTTAA